The Micromonospora sp. NBC_00421 genome contains a region encoding:
- a CDS encoding DUF4307 domain-containing protein, with amino-acid sequence MTETHATVPSAAPVFPPGRYGRRREPERRRPVLRWLLGAVLVAGLVLAATQLYQRYGDPEYKPEVITYTDVSDTGVLVEFRVTVPAGGSAVCLARARSHDGAEVGHEEVTVTAAPGQRHVTTRHRVTTTERPFIGEVVRCRPAG; translated from the coding sequence GTGACCGAGACGCACGCCACAGTTCCCTCGGCCGCGCCGGTCTTCCCGCCCGGCCGGTACGGTCGCCGACGGGAGCCCGAGCGCCGGCGACCGGTGCTGCGCTGGCTGCTGGGGGCCGTGCTGGTCGCCGGGCTGGTCCTCGCCGCGACGCAGCTCTACCAGCGCTACGGCGACCCGGAATACAAGCCCGAGGTGATCACCTACACCGACGTCAGCGACACCGGCGTACTCGTCGAGTTCCGGGTGACCGTGCCCGCGGGCGGTTCGGCGGTGTGTCTGGCGCGGGCCCGCTCGCACGACGGGGCCGAGGTGGGCCACGAGGAGGTCACCGTGACCGCGGCCCCCGGCCAGCGGCACGTCACCACCCGGCACCGGGTCACCACCACCGAACGCCCGTTCATCGGCGAGGTGGTCCGCTGCCGCCCCGCAGGCTGA
- the ilvA gene encoding threonine ammonia-lyase translates to MTELVDLADVRAARELLAGVTRTTPLEPCRPLSAALAGPVWLKCENLQRAGSYKVRGAYVRISRLSAQERDRGVVAASAGNHAQGVALAAGLVGTHATVFMPVNAPLPKVAATKGYGARIELVGNTVDESLVAAQTFAERTGAVFIHPFDHPDVIAGQGTVALEILEQCPEVRTIITGVGGGGLISGMAVAAKALRPDVRIIGVQAASAAAFPPSLAAGEPIRLPAFATIADGIAVGRPGEITFSHVRKLVDDMVTVTEEDISRALLMLLERGKQVVEPAGAVGVAALLAGAVEVRTPTVAVLSGGNIDPLLMMRVIEHGLAAAGRYLRVTVRCTDRPGQLASLLTEIAGHRANVVDVEHQRANPHLRLGEVEVALSVETRGVEHSDTLISALRASGYQVVFTAEA, encoded by the coding sequence ATGACGGAACTGGTCGACCTCGCCGACGTACGGGCCGCGCGGGAGTTGCTCGCCGGGGTCACCCGGACCACCCCGCTGGAGCCCTGCCGGCCGTTGAGCGCGGCGCTCGCCGGGCCGGTGTGGCTCAAGTGCGAGAACCTGCAACGCGCCGGGTCGTACAAGGTGCGCGGCGCGTACGTGCGGATCTCCCGGCTGTCGGCGCAGGAGCGGGACCGGGGGGTGGTCGCGGCCAGCGCCGGCAACCACGCCCAGGGGGTGGCGCTCGCCGCCGGCCTGGTCGGCACCCACGCCACCGTCTTCATGCCGGTCAACGCGCCGCTGCCGAAGGTGGCCGCCACCAAGGGGTACGGTGCCCGGATCGAACTGGTCGGCAACACCGTGGACGAGTCGCTGGTGGCCGCGCAGACCTTCGCCGAACGCACCGGAGCGGTGTTCATCCACCCGTTCGACCACCCGGACGTGATCGCCGGCCAGGGCACTGTCGCGCTGGAGATCCTCGAACAGTGCCCCGAGGTGCGGACGATCATCACCGGGGTCGGCGGCGGCGGTCTGATCTCCGGAATGGCGGTGGCCGCGAAGGCGCTGCGGCCCGACGTCCGGATCATCGGCGTCCAGGCGGCCAGCGCCGCCGCGTTCCCGCCCTCGCTGGCGGCAGGTGAGCCGATCCGGCTACCGGCGTTCGCCACCATCGCCGACGGCATCGCGGTAGGCCGGCCGGGGGAGATCACCTTCAGTCACGTCCGCAAGCTGGTCGACGATATGGTGACCGTCACCGAGGAGGACATCTCCCGAGCGCTGCTGATGCTGCTGGAACGGGGCAAACAGGTGGTCGAGCCGGCCGGCGCGGTAGGGGTGGCGGCGCTGCTCGCCGGTGCCGTGGAGGTGCGGACCCCGACGGTGGCGGTGCTCTCCGGCGGCAACATCGACCCGCTGCTGATGATGCGGGTGATCGAACACGGTCTCGCCGCCGCCGGCCGTTACCTGCGGGTCACCGTACGCTGCACGGACCGGCCCGGTCAGCTCGCGTCGCTGCTCACCGAGATCGCGGGGCACCGGGCGAACGTGGTCGACGTGGAGCACCAGCGGGCCAACCCGCACCTGCGCCTCGGCGAGGTGGAGGTGGCGCTGTCGGTGGAGACCCGGGGCGTGGAGCATTCCGACACCCTGATCAGCGCCCTGCGGGCCAGCGGCTACCAGGTGGTCTTCACCGCCGAGGCGTGA
- a CDS encoding type II toxin-antitoxin system Phd/YefM family antitoxin, whose product MTVVPFTDARNRLSELIDEVASTHERIEITRHGHAAAVLISADDLAALEETLEVLSSAEAMRQLGESKAAVEAGDVLDADELAALMAKRSKQAR is encoded by the coding sequence ATGACTGTCGTGCCGTTCACCGATGCCCGCAACCGCCTTTCGGAACTCATCGACGAGGTGGCCTCGACCCATGAGCGGATAGAGATCACCAGGCACGGCCACGCCGCCGCTGTGCTCATTTCCGCCGACGACCTCGCCGCGTTGGAAGAGACCCTGGAGGTTCTCTCCAGCGCCGAGGCCATGCGGCAACTTGGTGAATCCAAGGCCGCCGTCGAAGCCGGCGACGTCCTCGACGCCGACGAGCTCGCAGCGCTGATGGCAAAGCGATCGAAGCAGGCAAGGTGA
- the greA gene encoding transcription elongation factor GreA, which produces MSINDNKAPATWLSQDAHDRLQAELDELIANRVVIAAEINARREEGDLRENGGYHAAREEQGKAEGRILYLKELLRTAQVGEAPTADVVSPGMVVTIYFDDDEDDTETFLLGSREIAATTELTVYSPEAALGQAILGGRPGQACTYTAPSGADIKVTIVSFEPFSG; this is translated from the coding sequence GTGTCCATCAATGACAACAAGGCGCCCGCCACCTGGCTGTCCCAGGACGCGCACGACCGCCTCCAGGCCGAGCTCGACGAGTTGATCGCCAACCGCGTGGTCATCGCCGCCGAGATCAACGCCCGGCGGGAAGAGGGCGACCTGCGGGAGAACGGTGGCTACCACGCGGCCCGCGAGGAGCAGGGCAAGGCCGAGGGCCGGATTCTCTACCTCAAGGAGCTGCTGCGTACCGCCCAGGTCGGCGAGGCGCCGACCGCCGACGTGGTGTCGCCGGGCATGGTCGTGACGATCTACTTCGACGACGACGAGGACGACACCGAGACGTTCCTGCTCGGGTCGCGGGAGATCGCCGCCACCACCGAATTGACGGTCTACAGCCCGGAGGCGGCGCTCGGCCAGGCCATCCTGGGCGGTCGTCCCGGTCAGGCCTGCACCTACACCGCGCCCAGCGGCGCGGACATCAAGGTGACCATCGTCAGCTTCGAGCCCTTCTCCGGCTGA
- a CDS encoding cystathionine gamma-synthase → MSHGFETLAIHAGQDPEARTGAVIPPIYQTSTYAQDAVGAPRQGYEYSRSGNPTRDALQECLAALEGGRVGLAFASGLAAEDTLLRAVCKPGDHVVIPDDAYGGTYRLFARVAERWGLDYSPAKVSDVDAVRAAIRPNTKIVWIETPTNPLLGIADIATLAAVAHDAGALLAVDNTFASPYLQQPLAHGADVVVHSTTKYVGGHSDVVGGALVVADQALGDELRYHQNAMGAINGPFDAWLTLRGIKTLGVRMDRHCDNAERIAAFLDGHAKVAQVIYPGLPSHAGHEVAAKQMRRFGGMISFRAAGGEEHAVQICNRARLFVLAESLGGVESLIEHPGRMTHASAAGSPLEVPGDLVRLSVGIETVDDLLADLEQALG, encoded by the coding sequence ATGAGTCACGGCTTCGAGACGCTCGCCATCCACGCCGGCCAGGACCCGGAGGCCCGGACCGGCGCGGTGATCCCACCGATCTACCAGACCAGCACGTACGCCCAGGACGCCGTCGGTGCGCCCCGGCAGGGCTACGAGTACAGCCGCTCCGGCAACCCCACCCGGGACGCGCTCCAGGAGTGCCTGGCCGCGCTGGAGGGTGGCCGGGTCGGGCTCGCCTTCGCCAGCGGCCTGGCCGCCGAGGACACCCTGCTGCGGGCGGTGTGCAAGCCGGGCGACCACGTGGTGATCCCGGACGACGCGTACGGCGGCACGTACCGGCTCTTCGCCCGGGTCGCCGAGCGCTGGGGCCTGGACTACAGCCCGGCGAAGGTCTCCGACGTCGACGCGGTCCGGGCGGCGATCCGCCCCAACACGAAGATCGTCTGGATCGAGACGCCGACGAACCCGCTGCTCGGCATCGCCGACATCGCCACCCTGGCGGCGGTCGCGCACGACGCCGGGGCGCTGCTGGCGGTCGACAACACCTTCGCCTCGCCGTACCTCCAGCAGCCGCTCGCGCACGGCGCGGACGTGGTGGTGCACTCCACCACCAAGTACGTCGGCGGCCACTCCGACGTGGTCGGTGGTGCGCTGGTCGTCGCCGACCAGGCGCTCGGCGACGAGCTGCGCTACCACCAGAACGCGATGGGCGCGATCAACGGGCCGTTCGACGCCTGGCTCACCCTGCGCGGCATCAAGACCCTCGGGGTACGGATGGACAGGCACTGCGACAACGCCGAGCGGATCGCCGCCTTCCTCGACGGGCATGCCAAGGTCGCCCAGGTGATCTACCCGGGCCTGCCGTCGCACGCCGGGCACGAGGTGGCCGCCAAGCAGATGCGCCGGTTCGGCGGCATGATCTCCTTCCGGGCCGCCGGTGGCGAGGAGCACGCCGTGCAGATCTGCAACCGGGCCCGGTTGTTCGTCCTCGCCGAGTCCCTCGGCGGGGTGGAGTCCCTGATCGAGCACCCGGGCCGGATGACACACGCAAGTGCTGCCGGCTCGCCGCTTGAAGTTCCCGGCGATCTCGTGCGACTGTCTGTCGGCATCGAGACGGTCGACGACCTGCTCGCCGATCTGGAGCAGGCGCTGGGCTGA
- a CDS encoding amidase, giving the protein MAVQDIMPTWVGATAKQIARGVRRGDVSATQVVADHLDHIGRVDAALAAFRVVRAGEAITEAEKVDEQEELANLPLAGVPVAVKENTPVAGLPTWNGSVAARTAVAEADHEVVRRLRGAGAVILGVSRMPELGLWAITDDATAVTRNPWDTRYTPGGSSGGAAAAVAAGLVPIAHGNDGLGSIRIPAACCGLVGLKPGRGVVPCQLGAEDWFGLTEHGVLTTTVADAAVGFQVLAGRRPDKLVPPQRLRVGVSLRSPVRGVSPDAPNRDAVAAAGRLLAAAGHDTVPADPVYPTALGLQGIATWFAAAASDVRAAGIDRRSLQRRSRRHVALGEWAQRRGYVREADRAAWRERSIGFFADHGVDLLLTPALAGPPPEATAWSGRSWLANMKTNIRYAPFAAPWNVAGLPSIVVPVGRRPDGLPVAAQLIGPPGSELLLLGVAGQFEMQAPWTRHAPGYPRVDTASPAVT; this is encoded by the coding sequence GTGGCCGTGCAGGACATCATGCCGACCTGGGTGGGGGCGACCGCCAAGCAGATCGCCCGGGGCGTACGCCGGGGCGACGTCTCCGCCACCCAGGTCGTCGCCGACCACCTCGACCACATCGGTCGGGTCGACGCCGCCCTCGCCGCGTTCCGGGTGGTCCGCGCCGGTGAGGCGATCACCGAGGCGGAGAAGGTCGACGAGCAGGAGGAACTGGCGAACCTGCCGCTCGCCGGGGTGCCGGTCGCGGTCAAGGAGAACACCCCGGTCGCCGGGCTGCCCACCTGGAACGGTTCGGTCGCCGCCCGGACCGCCGTGGCGGAGGCCGACCACGAGGTGGTGCGCCGGTTGCGCGGTGCGGGGGCGGTGATCCTCGGGGTGAGCCGGATGCCGGAGCTGGGGCTCTGGGCGATCACCGACGACGCGACCGCCGTCACCCGCAACCCGTGGGACACCCGGTACACCCCCGGGGGGTCCTCGGGCGGGGCCGCCGCCGCGGTCGCGGCCGGCCTGGTGCCGATCGCGCACGGCAACGACGGGCTCGGGTCGATCCGCATCCCGGCGGCCTGCTGCGGCCTGGTAGGGCTCAAGCCCGGTCGGGGCGTGGTCCCTTGCCAGCTCGGTGCGGAGGACTGGTTCGGGCTTACCGAGCACGGCGTGCTGACCACCACGGTCGCCGACGCCGCCGTCGGCTTCCAGGTGCTCGCCGGGCGTCGCCCCGACAAGCTGGTCCCGCCGCAGCGGCTCCGCGTCGGCGTGTCACTCCGTTCGCCGGTGCGCGGCGTGTCCCCGGACGCGCCCAACCGGGACGCGGTGGCCGCCGCCGGCCGGTTGCTCGCCGCCGCCGGGCACGACACCGTACCCGCCGATCCGGTCTATCCGACCGCGCTCGGCCTCCAGGGCATCGCCACCTGGTTCGCCGCCGCCGCGTCCGACGTGCGGGCCGCCGGCATCGACCGGCGCAGCCTGCAACGACGTAGCCGCCGGCACGTCGCGCTGGGGGAGTGGGCGCAACGCCGGGGGTACGTGCGGGAGGCCGACCGGGCCGCCTGGCGGGAGCGGTCCATCGGCTTCTTCGCCGACCACGGGGTCGACCTGCTGCTCACCCCGGCGCTGGCCGGGCCGCCGCCGGAGGCCACCGCCTGGTCCGGCCGGTCCTGGCTGGCGAACATGAAGACCAACATCCGGTACGCCCCGTTCGCCGCGCCGTGGAACGTCGCCGGCCTGCCGTCGATCGTGGTGCCGGTGGGTCGCCGGCCGGACGGCCTGCCGGTCGCCGCGCAGCTGATCGGCCCGCCCGGCTCGGAGCTGCTGCTGCTCGGCGTCGCCGGCCAGTTCGAGATGCAGGCCCCGTGGACCCGGCACGCCCCCGGCTATCCCCGGGTCGACACGGCCTCTCCGGCCGTCACCTGA
- a CDS encoding HIT family protein translates to MSGCVFCGIVAGEVPAFRVADEPDGVAFLDTRPVFKGHVLVVPRAHLVTLTDLPAADLPGYFGLVQRLAVAVESGLGAGGTFVAMNNRVSQSVAHLHTHVVPRTRGDGLRGFFWPRTRYADDAEADSYAGRVATALS, encoded by the coding sequence GTGAGCGGGTGTGTGTTCTGCGGGATCGTGGCCGGGGAGGTGCCGGCGTTCCGGGTGGCCGACGAGCCGGACGGGGTGGCGTTCCTGGACACCCGGCCGGTCTTCAAGGGGCACGTCCTGGTGGTGCCGCGCGCCCACCTGGTCACCCTGACCGACCTGCCGGCGGCGGACCTGCCCGGCTACTTCGGCCTGGTGCAACGCCTGGCGGTCGCCGTGGAATCCGGTCTGGGGGCCGGTGGAACGTTCGTGGCGATGAACAACCGGGTGTCCCAGTCGGTGGCCCACCTGCACACCCACGTGGTGCCGAGGACCAGGGGCGACGGCCTGCGCGGCTTCTTCTGGCCGCGTACCCGCTACGCCGACGACGCGGAGGCGGATTCCTACGCCGGCCGGGTCGCCACCGCCCTGTCCTGA
- a CDS encoding phosphatidylinositol-specific phospholipase C domain-containing protein: MRGSRLLSALTSVAVVAAVFSTAAPASAAVDPGTRVSATTVVGTHNAYERGTYSYLAQALDARPGLIELDVWPDIITKQWRVSHSNPLGNDNNCVAATTPAQLYTGTRNKNLENCLDDIRLWFDAHPDAGPLQLKLELKTGFSSRTGQGPVQLDAVLAARLGSRVFRPADLRGGYATLDAAARANAWPTRGQLAGKVIVELIPGTVEEGNPTDTLWTDIEYAQHLVGLAAAGTLGQAQAFPAVHRAQSGDPRSRYADTGLRPWFVLFDGDASAYVTGGIDTSWYDTNHYLLVMTDAQNVPPAVGNTDQAAARARLAQLAAAHASVASADWAAMPAVVAEVLPRG, encoded by the coding sequence CCCGCCTCGGCCGCGGTGGACCCCGGCACCCGGGTCTCGGCGACCACCGTGGTCGGCACGCACAACGCGTACGAACGCGGGACGTACAGCTACCTGGCGCAGGCGCTCGACGCCCGCCCCGGCCTGATCGAGCTGGACGTCTGGCCGGACATCATCACCAAGCAGTGGCGGGTCAGCCACTCCAACCCGCTGGGCAACGACAACAACTGCGTCGCCGCCACCACCCCCGCGCAGCTCTACACCGGCACCCGCAACAAGAACCTGGAGAACTGCCTGGACGACATCCGGCTCTGGTTCGACGCCCACCCCGACGCCGGCCCGCTCCAACTCAAACTGGAGCTGAAGACCGGCTTCAGCAGCCGTACCGGGCAGGGGCCGGTGCAGCTCGACGCCGTGCTCGCCGCCCGGCTCGGCAGCCGGGTGTTCCGCCCCGCCGACCTGCGCGGCGGGTACGCCACCCTGGACGCCGCCGCCCGCGCGAACGCCTGGCCGACCCGGGGGCAGCTCGCCGGGAAGGTGATCGTCGAGCTGATCCCCGGCACCGTCGAGGAGGGCAACCCCACCGACACCCTGTGGACCGACATCGAGTACGCCCAGCACCTGGTCGGCCTGGCGGCGGCCGGCACCCTCGGCCAGGCGCAGGCGTTCCCCGCGGTGCACCGGGCCCAGTCCGGCGACCCGCGCAGCCGGTACGCCGACACCGGCCTGCGCCCGTGGTTCGTCCTCTTCGACGGCGACGCCAGCGCGTACGTCACCGGCGGGATCGACACCTCCTGGTACGACACCAACCACTACCTGCTGGTGATGACCGACGCGCAGAACGTCCCCCCGGCAGTCGGCAACACCGACCAGGCTGCCGCCCGCGCCCGCCTCGCCCAACTCGCCGCCGCCCACGCCAGCGTCGCCTCCGCCGACTGGGCCGCGATGCCGGCGGTCGTCGCCGAGGTCCTCCCCCGCGGCTGA
- the msrA gene encoding peptide-methionine (S)-S-oxide reductase MsrA: MFLRRMKAEMISPDQALPGRPIALPIGDRHEVLPSSLKGPFPEGAQVAVFGMGCFWGAERLFWTLPGVLTTSAGYAGGYTANPTYEEVCSGMTGHAEVVQVVYDPALIGYEDLLKVFWENHDPTQGLRQGNDVGSQYRSTIYTTTDGQLATAQASRDAFAPIVARAGKGEITTEIAPLGDYFFAEDYHQQYLAPTKNPGGYCNHGPNGMTCPIGVAKTN; this comes from the coding sequence GTGTTCCTTCGCCGCATGAAGGCCGAGATGATCAGCCCCGACCAGGCCCTGCCCGGCCGCCCGATCGCGTTGCCGATCGGTGACCGGCACGAGGTCCTGCCGTCGTCGCTGAAGGGCCCGTTCCCGGAGGGTGCCCAGGTCGCCGTCTTCGGCATGGGTTGCTTCTGGGGTGCCGAGCGACTGTTCTGGACGCTGCCGGGGGTGCTCACCACGTCGGCCGGTTACGCGGGCGGCTACACCGCCAACCCGACGTACGAGGAGGTCTGCTCGGGGATGACCGGGCACGCCGAGGTGGTCCAGGTGGTCTACGACCCGGCGTTGATCGGCTACGAGGACCTGCTCAAGGTGTTCTGGGAGAACCACGACCCGACCCAGGGGCTGCGCCAGGGCAACGACGTCGGCAGCCAGTACCGCTCGACGATCTACACCACCACCGACGGACAACTGGCCACCGCGCAGGCGTCCCGGGACGCGTTCGCACCGATCGTGGCGCGGGCCGGCAAGGGTGAGATCACCACCGAGATCGCCCCGCTGGGCGACTACTTCTTCGCCGAGGACTACCACCAGCAGTACCTCGCCCCGACGAAGAACCCAGGTGGTTATTGCAACCATGGCCCCAATGGCATGACTTGCCCGATTGGTGTAGCCAAGACCAACTAG
- a CDS encoding putative bifunctional diguanylate cyclase/phosphodiesterase: MAVVIGLRLPTALPPDDPLPPAGRFGIAVAVFAVSQLARLRFRTATGMVSITWGEAALIVCLYLAPAGWLPAAALLGTGAAWTAMSLAADRRTPVELLRIATSLTAATALAVAVATAFGAPLLAGPTPTLVPALVVGAVTYLFTTAGLGGVTLALRHGAAVGPPLLVALRGKVLMFVGNVVVGLVVVALLEIDPRWLLLLPPLLWLLQQTYRHRLRADQEQRTWRAFAEATAALNQLDERGVATAAVTGALTLFGAELVDVDVARGDGRWRRYRGDSSGQVRDREAGPPGGATPDACELARPLVVGDVQVGQLRVRFPASGPPNDRERDALAAYSDALAAALHDAATHRELRLVSARSSYDAVHDALTGLVNRTAMLTKGDQALRQLAHDHPVALLLLDIDQFKEVNDTLGHAAGDQLLRLTGNRLGTLARPGDLLARLGGDEFALLLTSVPVIGDRTAPMAYALRQAREIAERLAAPTEVAGVRMSVEVSVGVVVAGAGTADLTELLRRADIAMYQAKEGGGSVAAYDSTRDAASTDQLALLAELREALQADDQLVLALQPAVDLATGAPTGVEALIRWQHPRRGWLGPADFIRPVEHSEQLGTFTRYVLDKALSVAAAWARDGLDVPISVNLSARSLLDPRLPAEIADALRRHQVPPHKLVLEITETVMMSELEVIDEVLATLRTMGVQLAVDDFGTGFSSLSFVTRIAVDELKVDRSFVIRMADSPEAAAIVRATVGLAHELGLRVVAEGVETAEQRAALAELGCTAAQGYHFFKPMPADKIGAVLGSLRDSAESNVFPLRADGAS; the protein is encoded by the coding sequence ATGGCGGTGGTGATCGGCCTGCGCCTGCCGACCGCCCTGCCGCCCGACGACCCGCTCCCGCCAGCCGGCCGGTTCGGCATCGCCGTCGCGGTGTTCGCGGTGTCCCAACTCGCCCGGCTGAGGTTCCGCACCGCCACCGGCATGGTGAGCATCACCTGGGGCGAGGCCGCGCTGATCGTCTGCCTCTACCTGGCCCCGGCCGGCTGGTTACCGGCGGCCGCGCTGCTCGGCACCGGCGCAGCCTGGACGGCCATGTCGCTGGCCGCCGACCGGCGTACCCCGGTGGAGCTGTTGCGGATCGCCACCTCGTTGACGGCGGCCACCGCGCTCGCCGTCGCCGTCGCCACCGCGTTCGGTGCGCCGCTGTTGGCCGGTCCCACCCCGACGCTCGTACCCGCCCTCGTCGTCGGTGCGGTCACCTACCTGTTCACCACCGCCGGGCTGGGCGGGGTCACCCTGGCCCTGCGGCACGGCGCGGCGGTCGGCCCGCCGCTGCTCGTCGCGCTGCGCGGCAAGGTGTTGATGTTCGTCGGCAACGTGGTGGTCGGCCTGGTCGTGGTGGCGCTGCTGGAGATCGACCCACGCTGGCTTTTGCTGCTGCCACCGCTGCTCTGGTTGCTCCAGCAGACCTACCGGCACCGGCTCCGCGCCGACCAGGAACAGCGCACCTGGCGGGCGTTCGCCGAGGCGACCGCCGCCCTCAACCAGCTCGACGAGCGGGGGGTGGCCACCGCCGCGGTGACCGGCGCGCTGACCCTGTTCGGCGCCGAGCTGGTGGACGTCGACGTGGCCCGGGGCGACGGCCGCTGGCGGCGTTACCGGGGGGACTCCTCGGGTCAGGTGCGGGACCGGGAGGCCGGGCCGCCCGGCGGGGCGACCCCGGACGCCTGCGAACTGGCCCGGCCGCTCGTCGTCGGCGACGTCCAGGTCGGACAGTTGCGGGTCCGGTTCCCCGCCTCCGGGCCGCCGAACGACCGGGAACGGGACGCGCTGGCGGCCTACTCCGACGCGTTGGCCGCGGCCCTGCACGACGCGGCGACCCACCGGGAGCTGCGGCTGGTCAGCGCCCGCTCGTCGTACGACGCGGTGCACGACGCGCTGACCGGGCTGGTCAACCGGACGGCCATGCTGACCAAGGGCGACCAGGCGCTGCGGCAGCTCGCCCACGACCACCCGGTGGCCCTGCTGCTGCTCGACATCGACCAGTTCAAAGAGGTCAACGACACGCTCGGGCACGCCGCCGGCGACCAGTTGCTGCGGCTCACCGGCAACCGGCTGGGCACCCTGGCCCGCCCCGGTGACCTGCTCGCCCGGCTCGGCGGCGACGAGTTCGCCCTGCTGCTGACGTCGGTCCCGGTGATCGGCGACCGGACCGCCCCGATGGCGTACGCGCTGCGGCAGGCCCGGGAGATCGCCGAGCGGCTGGCCGCACCGACCGAGGTGGCCGGGGTGCGGATGTCGGTCGAGGTCTCGGTGGGGGTGGTGGTGGCCGGGGCGGGCACCGCCGACCTGACCGAGCTGCTGCGCCGGGCCGACATCGCCATGTACCAGGCAAAGGAGGGCGGCGGCAGCGTCGCCGCGTACGACAGCACCCGGGACGCCGCCAGCACCGACCAGTTGGCCCTGCTGGCCGAGCTGCGGGAGGCGTTGCAGGCCGACGACCAGCTGGTGCTGGCCCTGCAACCCGCGGTCGACCTGGCCACCGGTGCCCCGACCGGGGTGGAGGCGCTGATCCGCTGGCAGCATCCCCGGCGGGGCTGGCTCGGCCCGGCCGACTTCATCCGCCCGGTGGAGCACAGCGAGCAGCTCGGCACCTTCACCCGGTACGTGCTGGACAAGGCGCTTTCGGTGGCCGCCGCGTGGGCCCGGGACGGGCTGGACGTGCCGATCTCGGTGAACCTCTCGGCGCGCAGCCTGCTCGACCCCCGACTGCCGGCGGAGATCGCCGACGCGCTGCGCCGGCACCAGGTGCCGCCGCACAAGCTGGTCCTGGAGATCACCGAGACGGTGATGATGAGCGAGCTGGAGGTGATCGACGAGGTGCTGGCCACCCTGCGCACGATGGGCGTCCAGTTGGCTGTCGACGACTTCGGCACCGGGTTCTCGTCGCTGTCGTTCGTGACCCGGATCGCGGTGGACGAGCTGAAGGTGGACCGCTCCTTCGTGATCCGGATGGCCGACTCGCCGGAGGCGGCGGCGATCGTCCGGGCGACTGTCGGTCTCGCCCACGAGTTGGGGCTGCGGGTGGTCGCCGAGGGGGTGGAGACGGCCGAACAGCGGGCCGCCCTGGCCGAGCTGGGCTGCACCGCCGCCCAGGGCTACCACTTCTTCAAGCCGATGCCGGCCGACAAGATCGGCGCGGTGCTCGGCTCGCTGCGGGACTCCGCCGAGTCGAACGTCTTCCCCCTCCGCGCCGACGGCGCCTCCTGA
- the mca gene encoding mycothiol conjugate amidase Mca: MAEKLRLMAVHAHPDDESSKGAATMAKYVAEGVDVLVVTCTGGERGSVLNPKLDRPDVWANIGEIRRAEMDAARAILGVEQAWLGFVDSGLPEGDPLPPLPEGCFALQDVEVAAGPLVKLMREFRPHVVTTYDEEGGYPHPDHIMCHKISMAAFEAAGDPTRHPELGAPWQPLKLYYDIGFSKGKLLALHEGALAAGIPSPYEDWLKRWDERPDKGSRITTRVECAEYFPVRDDALRAHATQVDPDGFWFQMPMELQQHSWPTEDFQLARSMVESPLPESDLFAGVREAAHAG; the protein is encoded by the coding sequence TTGGCAGAGAAGCTGCGGCTCATGGCCGTGCACGCACACCCGGACGACGAGTCCAGCAAGGGCGCCGCCACCATGGCGAAGTACGTCGCCGAGGGGGTGGACGTGCTGGTCGTGACGTGCACCGGGGGTGAACGGGGCAGCGTGCTCAATCCCAAGTTGGACCGCCCCGACGTGTGGGCCAACATCGGCGAGATCCGCCGGGCCGAGATGGACGCCGCGCGGGCGATCCTCGGCGTCGAGCAGGCCTGGTTGGGCTTCGTCGACTCCGGCCTGCCCGAGGGCGACCCGCTACCGCCGCTGCCCGAGGGGTGCTTCGCCCTGCAGGACGTCGAGGTGGCGGCCGGGCCGCTGGTGAAGCTGATGCGGGAGTTCCGCCCGCACGTGGTCACCACCTACGACGAGGAGGGTGGCTACCCGCACCCCGACCACATCATGTGCCACAAGATCAGCATGGCCGCCTTCGAGGCGGCGGGCGACCCGACCCGCCACCCGGAGTTGGGCGCCCCCTGGCAGCCGTTGAAGCTCTACTACGACATCGGCTTCTCCAAGGGCAAGCTCCTGGCCCTGCACGAGGGCGCGCTGGCGGCCGGTATCCCCTCGCCGTACGAGGACTGGCTCAAGCGCTGGGACGAGCGGCCGGACAAGGGTTCGCGGATCACCACCCGGGTGGAGTGCGCGGAATACTTCCCGGTCCGCGACGACGCGCTGCGCGCCCACGCCACCCAGGTCGACCCGGACGGCTTCTGGTTCCAGATGCCGATGGAGCTCCAGCAGCACTCCTGGCCCACCGAGGATTTCCAGTTGGCCCGCTCGATGGTCGAGTCCCCGCTGCCGGAATCCGACCTCTTCGCCGGGGTACGGGAAGCAGCCCATGCCGGATGA